One Phycisphaerae bacterium genomic window, CACAGCCTTTCGAATTATTTATATTAACGAGGAAGATGCAATCCTTTGTCTGCGGATTTTCCTTTATCGATATTCGAAAGCCGAACCTTCTCAAATATTTTTTGTGAAGCTCCGAGACAGTTATTTTAAGATGCTCGGCGAGTTTTTCGATTTCCGGTTTCGATATCCATATAACGCCTTCTTCAGGGCCGGAGCAGCATCGGCCACACTCCTGACAGGAGAAATGAAGACCGCCGATGTACCAAATATTTTTAGACACAGATTTCACAGATTTATAATTAAGATTATCAATTCTATTGTTGTTCTTTTAACCACTTGGCTACTGAATTGACAAAATCGGACCCGCTTTGAAGCATAAGTTCAGCTTCGTTATGTTCAATTACAGAGGTATACCCATAATCACCAAGCTGTCTTTTTTCAAATGCCCTGTTGAGTTCTTTCCACAGTTTTTTATCAAAAATACCTGTTTTAATAAAATGCTCGCCGAAAGCAGATATTACGCCTTTGTGAGAGGAGAATGATAAATTTTTTGTTAAGAGAGTTGCCTCAGTACAAAAAAACATAGCATAATAAATTCTTGAGACCGCAGATTCGTAGTCGCCGTCATCGAGAAGCAGCTTTGCACTTTTGATATATCGCTGTGCCTTGTTAATAAGCAACTGGATTTCTTTCATGCGGCCACTCCTTCCCTTCGCAGATTTAAGAGCAAAGGACTGTTAACAGAAGCGTAATCCTTTTCTGATACCGGATATATGGAAATCAATACGCCGTATTTGAGGTTTATTTCGGTTACAATATCTATCATCCGGTCTATTTCGCGGCCTGCCGCAACATCACTTTCGAGTACAATTGCCAAATCGATATCTGAATTATCCGTAGCAGTACCTCTTGCCCATGAGCCGTAGAGTATAATGCTCTTAAGCCTTTTTTTGTACAGTTGAGTGATGTTTTCCCTAAATTCTTTGAGTATTTGTTCTATTTGCATAATTCGCCTTCTTTTATAATATAGACCTTTCTGCCGGAATTGTACCACAAACAGTCGGAAATATCAAATTGGTATATCTATAATTAACTTTGACCCTTATTTTCCAACGATAAATTACTTTTTCCTATATTACACTGGTTGCAAAGGGTTTGAAGGTTCTCGATTACTGTTTCTCCGCCGTTAGTCCAAGCCTTAATATGATCTACGTGAAGAATTGTCCCCGGTTTTATCGCTGGACTTACACCGCATAATTTACATTTGAAGTCATCTCTATGCATTACCAAAAAACGCAACCGCCAATTTACTGTTCTGGACGTTTTATGTTTTGTTGTTGGTTCAATTTTTAGACTTTTAATCTCGGCTTCTGAGGAAATATATCCTTCCTTGTTAACATACGCTACAAATTTTTCTAAGGTCTTCCGCCAATGGTCGTAACGACTTGACCCATACTTTGATATTGGAAGTCGCATATCTCGCCACCGCGGTTGCCGCCCTAACTTAACCCACACTTCTTCAAGGTTTTCAAAAAGTTCTTCTTCGGTAGCCCCTTTAATTTGTTGTCTCGTTTCCATTAGGCCAGCTTTTTCAATCGCCATAAGCCAAGAGCCTAACCTACTTATAATCGTTTGACTATGATACTTACCATGTTTATCGTACTGCCTGGTGGTTAGGGTGTTCTGTTTTAATTCAGCGGCCACTCGCTTCATATCATTGATTAATTCTTCATCGAGTATATTGCGATGGAAATCCTCGAGCTCGAATTTCATTTGAGTACGCCCTTGTTTTCGCACGAATAGCTTTTTAATTTTACCATTTCAAAACTGCACCGGTATCGGCGCTTGTCGCCATAGCGGCGTATTTAGCGAGGCAGCCTTTTGTAATTCTCGGCTTTGGCGGAACGAACTGTTTTTTTCGTTTTGCAAGTTCAGCATTTGAAAGTTTCACTGAAATTTTCTTTGCGGGGATGTCGATTTCAATAATGTCGCCTTTCTTTAACAGTCCAATCGGGCCGCCGACAGATGCTTCCGGGCTGACGTGTCCGATGCAGGCGCCGCGAGTTCCGCCGCTGAATCTGCCGTCGGTAATGAGCGCGACCGATTCGCCGAGTCCTGCGCCCATAATGTAACTTGTCGGGCTGAGCATTTCCTGCATACCTGGGCCGCCTTTGGGACCTTCGTTTCTGATAATGACGACATTGCCGGCCTTGACTTTTCCTGCGAGGATGCCGTCGCAGGCGTCTTCCTGGCTTTCAAAAATGACGGCAGGGCCGGTATGTTTCAACATCTTTGCGGAAACGCCCGCGGTTTTGACAACGCAGCCGTTCGGAGCGAGATTTCCGCGAAGGATAGCAAGGCCGCCGGTTTTGGAGTAAGCGTTTTCAATTTTGTGAATGCAATCGTAATTTTTGATTTTCGATTTCGCGATGTTTTGGCCGAGAGTTTTTCCTGTAACGGTAATGCAATTGAGATTAAGAATGCCTTTCAGTTTGCTAATTTCGTTTAGAATGGCGCTGATTCCGCCTGCTTTGTTGACGTCTTCGACGTGCCATTTGCTCGAAGGCGAAACTTTGCAGATGTTGGGACATTTTTTGCTGATTTTATTAATTCTTTCGAGGTCGTATTTAATTTCCGCTTCGTTTGCGATTGCCAGAGTGTGCAAAACGGTATTTGTCGAGCCGCCCATCGCCATATCGAGAACAAAAGCGTTATCGAGAGATTTCGGCGTAATGATGTCGAGCGGTTTGAGGTTCTTTTTGATAAGAGTGATAATCTGTTTTCCGGCGGCTTTGTAAAGTTTGTCTCTTTCCGGGCTGATTGCGAGGATTGTTCCATTGCCCGGCAGAGCCATACCAATAGCTTCGCATAAACAGTTCATACTGTTTGCGGTAAACATTCCAGAGCAGCTTCCCTCGGAAGGGCAGCCTGTGCATTCGAGGTCGTAAAGTCTTGCTTTATTAATTTTTCCTGCTTTGAATGAGGCGACGCCTTCGAATACAGAAATTAAATCGACGGCGTTTCCTTTTGAATCTTTGCCTGCGGCCATTGGTC contains:
- a CDS encoding YkgJ family cysteine cluster protein — translated: MSKNIWYIGGLHFSCQECGRCCSGPEEGVIWISKPEIEKLAEHLKITVSELHKKYLRRFGFRISIKENPQTKDCIFLVNINNSKGCAVYNVRPMQCRTWPFWSSNLAGPDDWNCAAQKCPGINKGRLYTFEEIEKNRKQK
- a CDS encoding HEPN domain-containing protein, which gives rise to MKEIQLLINKAQRYIKSAKLLLDDGDYESAVSRIYYAMFFCTEATLLTKNLSFSSHKGVISAFGEHFIKTGIFDKKLWKELNRAFEKRQLGDYGYTSVIEHNEAELMLQSGSDFVNSVAKWLKEQQ
- a CDS encoding nucleotidyltransferase domain-containing protein; the protein is MQIEQILKEFRENITQLYKKRLKSIILYGSWARGTATDNSDIDLAIVLESDVAAGREIDRMIDIVTEINLKYGVLISIYPVSEKDYASVNSPLLLNLRREGVAA
- a CDS encoding HNH endonuclease, whose amino-acid sequence is MKFELEDFHRNILDEELINDMKRVAAELKQNTLTTRQYDKHGKYHSQTIISRLGSWLMAIEKAGLMETRQQIKGATEEELFENLEEVWVKLGRQPRWRDMRLPISKYGSSRYDHWRKTLEKFVAYVNKEGYISSEAEIKSLKIEPTTKHKTSRTVNWRLRFLVMHRDDFKCKLCGVSPAIKPGTILHVDHIKAWTNGGETVIENLQTLCNQCNIGKSNLSLENKGQS
- the ilvD gene encoding dihydroxy-acid dehydratase; protein product: MKSDMIKKGFQRAPHRALLRACGLKDSDMNKPFIGIANSFCEVVPGHIHLNIVAQKVKAAVRAAGGIPFEFNTIAICDGIAMGHTGMKYSLASREIIADSVESMVRAHCFDGLICIPNCDKVIPGMLMASVRVNVPTIFVSGGPMAAGKDSKGNAVDLISVFEGVASFKAGKINKARLYDLECTGCPSEGSCSGMFTANSMNCLCEAIGMALPGNGTILAISPERDKLYKAAGKQIITLIKKNLKPLDIITPKSLDNAFVLDMAMGGSTNTVLHTLAIANEAEIKYDLERINKISKKCPNICKVSPSSKWHVEDVNKAGGISAILNEISKLKGILNLNCITVTGKTLGQNIAKSKIKNYDCIHKIENAYSKTGGLAILRGNLAPNGCVVKTAGVSAKMLKHTGPAVIFESQEDACDGILAGKVKAGNVVIIRNEGPKGGPGMQEMLSPTSYIMGAGLGESVALITDGRFSGGTRGACIGHVSPEASVGGPIGLLKKGDIIEIDIPAKKISVKLSNAELAKRKKQFVPPKPRITKGCLAKYAAMATSADTGAVLKW